The DNA window tattttctttcttaatttttcattattttctttttctttttcgagtggggatatatttaattaaggattttatataaaaaaaaatttttaacttctacttttcttttttttttcttttttaacaagagttgattcttgatcttgatttacaatttttttcacccactgtgttttcacaataaaaaattttatttttgcttaaatttatctcacttaacttacgttaatgctatcatcctcggtgctttttactgattggtttgtaggaggtctcgcttttccaacgttgaaggtactaacgctcctgggcaaacacttttgggttttcagttttcctccgaactagtcttagaggaattcgcTCGATTGaaatgaccctgtctgattcgtggtatagttcgatatagtgtttttgtttcactgactctaaaTGCCTTTAACGGgttttttggtcacgaatcactggtatctttcactaactcacgatcacgttgtatttagcagggtccctgctcgggcgccaattaaaaacttccttcactcaccggttaaaaaaatgaatttttatttattaagtcacttttattacaatacagtatgttttaattataactgaaagatgctgactttggtgagcgaattcggcggagtttaagcgaagttaccggttggtttgtacttaggctaaagactgatttgctatggttcgattatgttgaatgaaggcttgggtaatcgacgtcgtcgcaggcggcggcgttggctgagtccaatagtccactttaagtgcgtgggaccattctttgcttacacaagtgttcaggaccattctttgtttattgccgaaatttgtggcgtgattctgcgtatgcaccgaacccgacaccattcttctagggcctgggaaaatggggtgcaggcttattgtttatcctagcgatcggactgttacttgagattggcgatcatgcgacaaatgggcatgtgacgattgagtggcgttgaccaatgggtattgcatgtgatgatgaaatagggtcggccaatgggcatgcggttaatgggcatgtgttgacggacttgggtctatgtcttctatgttatggtatgagttgtgatagaagtgcttaacttatatatatatatataggtatatgataaataaaacagaaataaggaataaaagcaaacaaacagcAGCAGTTGACAACTGTCAGTGTCAGAGAGCTGCCAGTGCCACTGTCACTGTTGCTTCTTTAACTAAGGTGGCCATAAATTATATTACAAATGTTAGACATAAGCAAATGTATATTCTATAACATGTGTGTAGATATATTTCCCTATTTCCTTCTTGGTTTGTTGGTAATAAACATGTCACTAGAGTTTTTGTTAAAGATAAGTGGTTTTCTCTGGCCAAAAAAGGGAGTTCAGGTTTCTTATTAATGGCTTTTCGGTCAAATACCATAATGTcaccataaaaataaaaatgcatttccgGTCGAAGAAAGTGAGATTTATTTAGTCCGAATTCCAGGAAGCAATTGAAACTTAGTCGagtttctttgttgttgttgaaaaaacaaaatattgatcaactaaatttaaatcaattttatactaaatgtacatttttctttaaattttcaacgagtagaaaaattgttgaattttcattttccaatTTGTCTTTCGTCAATTGGCTCAAGTGCACACAATTAATTCTCACTTCAAGTGGCGGCGGCGCAAGTTGTGGAAAATCATTtcatcttttttatttctttacaTTTTTCGAAGAACTAATTGAGCTCCAAACAGAACAAcgaaacaagaaagaaaaaaaataaaactccaAGACTCTCAAGACACTTGAATGCAGCTTCAATTATGGAAAAACCACTGGAGCTCTAAAGGCAAACTGGAGGCATGCTCATAATGAAAACGTTTAACCTGTCGTCATCAGTCTTTAACATTGAAAATCATTCTGACTCTCCTTATTTTacttttgtctttttcttGTCGTTTTCTTTTAATGCCCAACGCGATATGATCATTTCGAGGAAGTGTGTGCAATGTGCCCGACAAAACACTTGAACAGAACCGAGGCCCAAACCTACTACGAATGAGtcaacgaagaaaaaaaaaagcagcatACTTGAGTAGGAATTGACAGGATGAGAGACATTAAGAGAAagaggtagagagagagagagagaaatttcTGGTTTTCAAGTTGAGTGCATAATACACCTTTTCATTTTACGCGTACCTCTTGTTCGACTCCTTGTTTGTCATTAATGAGACGTCTTCTTCAGGTTTTGCAGCTCCATTCCGCACTCAGCGCTCAGTCACTTTCCACTTGAAGTTGTCAGGGCGCCCCTCTTGATGATGTCCCAGTCCCATTTTCCAGGGTACCGCTCTTCTCTGGTGTGTTTTGAACATTTCGGGTATTATGTCGCGCCTACTGCGCATCGTTGGGCCTTTGATCTTAAGCATCGTTTCTAATTTGATTATAAACGCACACTCCATTTCTAAGCATCTTCATTTTCAGCCCGAATGCCTTCTATATATGTTCTTGTCCTTCTCATGATGAGTACGCTTCGCGGCTTACTCAATGATGCGTTGAAAGTgccacaaaatttaaaaagaaaagaaaatggaatAGAGGGCCAGGACATGAAGACATTTTGAGAGCCCGCATCTATGTCTCAACCTTTGGACGTactgatggtggtggtggtggatgGAAGGCGACGGCAAAGTCATGTCAGGTTAGGTGCTGACAGCATTTTAAATGTAATGAAAACGAGATGCTTTCACTCTGTTTGCCCCATGACTCAACTCAGTTGGTTGACTTTGTGTATCTGAAGTATGCGACGACCTAGATGAAGAGGTTAAGCACAGCTAAGGGTTATGTCAAAAAAGGGTTAATGGCCAAAACGTAGTCACACAAGAACCTACTTTTCGGAGAAACAATTActttaatttacttttgatTTCGAACACTGATTAAACAATCGTTAggcaaaatggcaaaaatgaAAGGCACATAACAAAATTTAGGGGCCAAGAAATCAGACGGATTTCTTAGCTTATAAACACATTACAAAATAGTGAAATTCGGGATTAGCAGCACATATCGATGTAACAATTTGTCGGTTTTCTTCAGCAATTTTCTGAAATAATTCTATTGCAGTGCATTCTGTCGCTGAATCGGGCAAGTTCTTGCTAAACATAATCCGCAGTGTTAGTTCCAATATCCGATGTACAAAGTTGAGCTGACGGCTACGTGGCTCTGTATAAGCATATTGAAAAGCCTGTAGAATTGCATCATAGTCCGAAAATTCTTCACGCAAGGGCAAGAGATCTAACAGGGCTGATAGAATCTCTTCAAATTGAAAGTCCGTTGGATTTGTTATCAAAAGACGTGATAGGGCACTGCAAATGCGATCTCTTACAGCTGGTTCCGTCTCCTTTGTCATGGCATTGGCTATGCATTTGACAACCTCAGGCCAAGCTCCTGGAGATTTGGTATCTCCATAAAATAGTAGCTCTCCTAGGCCATAATAGCAATGCTGGCGACATTTGGCTTCTGCGTCATTTGTCCCATTaaagaaaacattaaataGGGAATCAAAATAGTCGACAACTTGCATGTTCAGGTGCTTGATACTATCAGCGATGGTTTCGTATATCAGAGTCCTCCGTGCAGCACAATTATTATCTATGGCCATTCTTAGCATTTTAGACAGTATGCATATACCTTTGTCAAAATATACGGCATATTGTGCCGGTTCGGTAGCATATCCCAACTCCACAAATAAGCCAGCAGCATAACCAATAAGCATCTCATCTAGTCTACTGCCTTCCGCCGCGTCTAGATTGTCCTGACGTCCTTCAAAGTTTTGACATCTAGTTGATTGGGTCAATAACCTACGGGTGGCCTTGAAGAGCAATTTCACAACCTCTTGAGATTGTATAGCGTCTGCCTCAAAATCCCTGATGAGATCAATTAAATCATCCACAATATTAACAACCACAGTCCGGTTATCATCTTTAATAATCATCTCATAGAATTTGCGTACTATAATCTTAGAGTATTCGGTAAAGGCCGTTTCATTGCCCAGGCGATGGAAAGCCGTCAGAAATTTGGAGAGACTCTCAACACACGCCTTACGTACTGATGGTAACGGATGTTCAATCACTTTATATACATTCTCAAACACCGCCTGCAAATAAGGGGCAAAAGCAGCGCCCGTAGTTTCTGAAAATTCTTTGAGGGCAAACATCGCCTCCTCCATTTCAGTGACGTAATCATTTTCCACCATATCACCAAAATCGTCGCCATCAACGTCTTTTTTATCTCCGCAATCCTTGCCTCCGGCCAGAATACCGCATGGTGATACAACAGATAGAAGGATGCGATCCATTATCTTGGGTAGATATCCAGCCATATTCTCCCGATAAACATTGGAAAGGGCTCCGAGAAGATTGTAAATAGCAAATCGAACCTCTGGATCATCCGGACCTTTTGATAACATCAGTAGGCAATAGCCCATCGATTCGTTGCAATAAGGCGCCATAACTTCAACGCCCACGATTCGAACATAAACTGACCATGTATTGATAGCTATAATACGTAGCCGACCGATCTCCTCATCACAGTCCTTGACCAAATAATTCTGCATCACAGCGACAATTTGAGGAAAATACGGCAATATAAGCTTGCCCGAACCAGAAACAGAAGCAAGAGCCGACAAGCAATAGGACCTCAATGTAAGCGTGTGTGGTGAATTCAAGGCTTTAAAGAGGCAATCCATTACCCCGGGTAAGTGATGGTCAATCATCTTGTCCATTGATTCGCAACACTTTTCTAAGGCATAAAACAATTGATCCACATGTTTGGTTATTGGTATCGTTCCTCGTTTCATATCCCCTATCAATTGGCGAAGATATTCCAAAAGCATTGTCAATATTTCTGGAGAATATTTGTTGATATCAGGCTGAAAATTCTCCGAGAACTGACCCAGGGCAAAGAAAGCAGCCCCGCGCACACTCAAATCGGGATCCTGTGTGCCCGTTTTGATGACATTCAACATTATCTCCAAGTATTGCTTGCATATGATCTCCATGCAACCCTCAGAGATAGTGCCCATGCAGTTATAGGCTGCCCGACGAGTAAGATTGTTCGTACTTTGGATAGCCGGCTCCATTAACTGAAACAAGAGTGGCAAAAGTTGGTCACCTGACACAATCATGGCTATCTCATCGAGGGCATGACTGGCCCCCTCCGCATAACTATTGCCATCCAATTCGTCATCCTCGCTATCGGCCGGTTGCTTGCATATCAATTCAAATAGAACTTTTACGATGGGCAGCAGCATATTCTTTCTGAGAATTTCTGTCTTACTCACACGCATAAACTCAGAAATGAATGACATACATTGAAGTCGAATTGTCTTCTCGATTTGCTCACACGCCGACGCATCCAGAAGTAATTTCGCCACGGCTTCGGTATCGTGAAATGCCCTCGGAACATACTCTGCAAGGGCATCGAATATAGCAAAGACTAAGGTAAATTCCGCGCCATCGCCATTAAGAGCATTTAATTGTACTGTCTTCAATATCAGAGGCATCAACTTGACTATCAACTCAGCACCTGCTGGGTATTCCCCTAGAAATGGAATCAGATATCCCATTCCGTTAAACATATTGGCCACAGTGCGTGAGGCTAAAGTGTTCTGGGCATCGGAATTAACCATGATGGTCTCAAACATCTTGCATACAGTGGGCATCTCATCCGCTAAGTGTGTTGTAGCCGATTCGGCTATGGCAGAAAAAGTATAAGAATCCGGTTCGCTCTCATTAGGATCCAGAACACATCGTTCGAAAGTATACTTTAGAACGTCGGAAATCCATTGATCCTTTTTCTCGTTATGATATCGACTCACTGTGCCAACAACTCGGCCGATggcactcttcactgctcgcACCTTTTCGGCTACCAAAGCCtccaataaatatttcttgacGCCCATCTGCTGATCAAAGGATAACCCGTTCCAGACCCCAGCATCCGATAGACGCTTATCCAGTAGAACAGCTGTCATTTGACGCACCTCCAC is part of the Drosophila willistoni isolate 14030-0811.24 unplaced genomic scaffold, UCI_dwil_1.1 Seg495, whole genome shotgun sequence genome and encodes:
- the LOC124461470 gene encoding importin-4-like; translated protein: MVESDSDEEQEIGFRPEVNNQLEMEPALLKALVEGAVNNALLEQERRLKDEFRTELETIRGQVTALRIETPQVEVYQRVTIDNSVKCEFKLDIVKSVPSFDGNHEEYVSWRQAATYNSPAWVVDKKGTDANGNKNKRLVIDFTKLNEKTVADRYPMPSIQLILANLGKAKLQGEAEVAEGLLCPDNNRIKEATVQLYEAFKQPDVLWNLCEVLTSTRAVEVRQMTAVLLDKRLSDAGVWNGLSFDQQMGVKKYLLEALVAEKVRAVKSAIGRVVGTVSRYHNEKKDQWISDVLKYTFERCVLDPNESEPDSYTFSAIAESATTHLADEMPTVCKMFETIMVNSDAQNTLASRTVANMFNGMGYLIPFLGEYPAGAELIVKLMPLILKTVQLNALNGDGAEFTLVFAIFDALAEYVPRAFHDTEAVAKLLLDASACEQIEKTIRLQCMSFISEFMRVSKTEILRKNMLLPIVKVLFELICKQPADSEDDELDGNSYAEGASHALDEIAMIVSGDQLLPLLFQLMEPAIQSTNNLTRRAAYNCMGTISEGCMEIICKQYLEIMLNVIKTGTQDPDLSVRGAAFFALGQFSENFQPDINKYSPEILTMLLEYLRQLIGDMKRGTIPITKHVDQLFYALEKCCESMDKMIDHHLPGVMDCLFKALNSPHTLTLRSYCLSALASVSGSGKLILPYFPQIVAVMQNYLVKDCDEEIGRLRIIAINTWSVYVRIVGVEVMAPYCNESMGYCLLMLSKGPDDPEVRFAIYNLLGALSNVYRENMAGYLPKIMDRILLSVVSPCGILAGGKDCGDKKDVDGDDFGDMVENDYVTEMEEAMFALKEFSETTGAAFAPYLQAVFENVYKVIEHPLPSVRKACVESLSKFLTAFHRLGNETAFTEYSKIIVRKFYEMIIKDDNRTVVVNIVDDLIDLIRDFEADAIQSQEVVKLLFKATRRLLTQSTRCQNFEGRQDNLDAAEGSRLDEMLIGYAAGLFVELGYATEPAQYAVYFDKGICILSKMLRMAIDNNCAARRTLIYETIADSIKHLNMQVVDYFDSLFNVFFNGTNDAEAKCRQHCYYGLGELLFYGDTKSPGAWPEVVKCIANAMTKETEPAVRDRICSALSRLLITNPTDFQFEEILSALLDLLPLREEFSDYDAILQAFQYAYTEPPVLNLFI